In Desulfotignum phosphitoxidans DSM 13687, a single window of DNA contains:
- a CDS encoding MEDS domain-containing protein, protein MQQAVVIVFLPLKDCWHIFASRDKSVSGSADLRHLISRVSRINNAFYKNYDREVSTVDFDHAFSRVGGSPHPHACIIFDDLTSYRNIACKYILDGLNKNEKCIMAVDDYTETMIRDDFRAARENIDPYLEDERLVIFNVQESYAGNGGFDPDQTVKIWQKISKKAVDEGFEALRVVGEATFSLSSPELADKLIYYENIINQVLFPFYPFKSLCVYNKRLYPPEIIKTAISAHPILFHNDELFLENIHYVPPHIHFKKQKARDEIEVWLANVKRNNQNIQALRESEKKFRALFENAPLSYQSLDENGNFIDVNDTWLTVLGYTRDEVIGRNFAEFLHPDWKDHFATNFPRFKAVGEVLGVEFEIRKKDGSFILVSFNGKAGKHPDQSFQQTHCIFQDITEKKQEEERIIHAKKMEFIRTLSQRIAHDFNNLLLPITGMAELLMDELPEDSELYENALEIFSSGQKGSVLVNEIMSLGSRTEP, encoded by the coding sequence ATGCAGCAAGCCGTTGTTATCGTGTTCTTGCCATTGAAAGATTGCTGGCATATTTTTGCATCCCGTGATAAGTCTGTATCAGGTTCTGCTGATTTACGTCATCTGATTTCCCGGGTATCCCGGATAAACAACGCTTTTTATAAAAACTATGACAGGGAGGTGTCCACAGTGGATTTTGACCATGCATTTTCCCGGGTTGGCGGCAGTCCCCATCCCCATGCCTGTATTATTTTTGATGACCTGACCAGTTATCGAAACATCGCCTGTAAATATATCCTCGATGGACTGAACAAAAATGAAAAATGCATCATGGCCGTTGATGATTATACCGAAACCATGATCCGTGACGACTTTAGGGCTGCCCGTGAAAACATCGATCCCTATCTTGAAGATGAACGGCTGGTCATTTTCAATGTACAGGAATCCTATGCCGGCAACGGCGGATTTGATCCGGATCAAACTGTAAAAATCTGGCAGAAAATCTCTAAAAAAGCGGTTGATGAGGGCTTTGAGGCACTTCGCGTGGTTGGAGAGGCGACATTTTCCCTTAGCAGCCCCGAACTGGCGGACAAACTGATCTATTATGAAAACATCATCAATCAGGTATTATTTCCATTTTATCCGTTCAAGTCCCTGTGCGTGTATAACAAACGCCTGTATCCGCCTGAAATCATCAAAACCGCCATCAGCGCCCATCCCATCCTGTTTCACAATGATGAGTTGTTTCTTGAGAACATCCATTATGTGCCGCCTCACATCCATTTTAAAAAGCAGAAAGCCAGGGATGAAATCGAGGTATGGCTGGCAAATGTCAAACGAAACAATCAAAACATCCAGGCATTGCGGGAAAGTGAAAAAAAATTCAGGGCCCTGTTTGAAAACGCCCCGTTGAGCTATCAGTCCCTGGATGAAAACGGCAACTTCATCGATGTGAACGACACCTGGCTCACTGTTCTGGGATATACCCGCGATGAAGTCATCGGCCGCAACTTTGCCGAATTTCTGCATCCGGACTGGAAAGATCATTTTGCAACAAACTTTCCCCGGTTCAAGGCAGTGGGGGAAGTGCTTGGCGTTGAATTTGAAATCAGAAAAAAGGACGGGTCTTTCATTCTGGTCTCTTTCAACGGGAAAGCAGGTAAACATCCGGATCAGTCATTCCAGCAGACCCATTGTATTTTTCAAGATATCACGGAAAAAAAACAGGAAGAAGAGCGAATCATTCACGCGAAAAAAATGGAATTTATCCGCACTCTTTCCCAAAGAATCGCCCATGATTTCAATAATCTGCTGCTGCCCATCACCGGCATGGCGGAACTGCTGATGGATGAACTGCCCGAAGACAGTGAGCTGTATGAAAATGCACTTGAAATTTTCAGTTCAGGCCAGAAAGGCAGTGTCCTGGTCAATGAAATCATGTCTCTGGGTTCCCGGACCGAACCCTGA
- a CDS encoding DUF1638 domain-containing protein, with product MNNPKESIVKKKIYVISCAVLARDIKEVAREMGLALEYKFLEAGLHENPHKLNQQVQKAIDHISDQKDADRIIIGYGVCGKGTVGLNSQNVTLVIPKVHDCISLFLGGDAAYQAQFKKYPGTYYLSAGWCEEKAEPVSRRRGRAWFGNRQLVYEDVKNAHGRAAADQTFAFLNSWQKNYQRAAFIETRSGQAARYEQMAKDMADEYGWRFERIKGDQGLIRQMLTATQSTSGILVVPPGHTIAFDPVGSTLTASPVWDPGAGSAAQETDWVVPSDRPDTDQGLKIQTGLGIDAGGTYTDAVVYDLENRSTLCKAKALTTKWDFTLGIENALTQLAPDPLAEVSLVALSTTLATNAIVENEGQTVGMLLMPSPGLDEHTIAYSPKAVIKGRLDIAGREKTPVDPDQIRQIADDMIRRQNVTAFAVSGYAGAVNPAHELAVKQILQDHTGLFVSCGHELSDTLNFETRAVTAMLNARIIPRLKHLLADLEQVLDRFDIAAPIVVVKGDGTLMDAAMAKKRPVETILSGPAASVAGARHLTGRTDALVVDMGGTTTDTAALKNNRVRLNEKGSRVGGRRTHVQALDIRTTGLGGDSLIAFEKGEFSIGPGRVAPIAWLADHRPGTDAALDFIKHNLNRFTTATKKIQVITATGSVNLSHLSAMEAKVMSLVTQRPYSIEELVTHTGVLTDAGLPLARLEERFAIQRCGLTFTDLLHIQKKFTRWNRKAAKTYGGFMAFLAGMDMEKMIHLLMEKGIRRLTLELLKRQLDDEIDPDGLTSCPVCQALIDNLMAGGSPDFQVRIDLKRPVIGIGAPIGFFLPDAARTLGAKAILPTDADVANAIGAITSDVMVHRQIRITPGHQGGFMVEGISGTRQFKDFDAADAFARDTLVAKVRDSGRAAGTSCRTVTLSIKDTAPKTASGDPIFMERVIQATLTGRPDRVIQKAIPA from the coding sequence ATGAACAACCCCAAGGAATCCATTGTGAAAAAAAAGATCTATGTCATATCCTGTGCCGTGCTGGCCAGAGATATTAAAGAGGTGGCCCGGGAAATGGGTTTGGCACTGGAATACAAATTTCTGGAAGCCGGGTTGCACGAAAATCCCCACAAGCTCAACCAACAGGTCCAGAAAGCCATCGATCACATTTCCGATCAAAAAGATGCGGACCGCATCATCATCGGGTACGGGGTCTGCGGCAAAGGCACGGTGGGGCTGAATTCCCAAAATGTCACCCTGGTGATTCCCAAAGTCCACGACTGTATCTCTTTGTTTCTGGGAGGAGATGCTGCCTATCAGGCACAGTTCAAAAAATATCCCGGTACCTATTATCTGTCTGCCGGCTGGTGTGAGGAAAAAGCAGAGCCCGTATCCCGGCGCCGGGGCCGGGCCTGGTTCGGCAACCGCCAGCTGGTGTATGAGGATGTGAAAAACGCCCATGGCCGGGCAGCGGCCGACCAGACCTTTGCGTTTCTCAACTCCTGGCAGAAAAACTACCAGCGGGCCGCATTCATCGAAACCCGGTCCGGTCAGGCCGCCAGATATGAGCAGATGGCAAAGGATATGGCCGATGAATATGGATGGCGGTTTGAACGGATCAAAGGAGACCAGGGTCTGATCCGCCAGATGCTGACGGCCACCCAATCCACCTCCGGGATTCTGGTGGTCCCTCCCGGCCATACCATTGCGTTTGACCCGGTGGGATCCACGCTCACTGCCAGTCCCGTGTGGGATCCGGGTGCGGGCAGTGCTGCACAGGAAACCGACTGGGTGGTCCCGTCCGACCGTCCGGACACGGACCAGGGTCTGAAAATCCAAACCGGCCTGGGCATCGATGCCGGCGGCACCTACACAGATGCCGTGGTATATGACCTGGAAAACCGTTCCACCCTGTGCAAGGCCAAGGCGTTGACCACCAAGTGGGATTTCACCCTCGGCATTGAGAACGCGCTCACTCAGCTGGCCCCGGACCCGCTGGCGGAAGTATCGCTGGTGGCCCTGTCCACCACCCTGGCCACCAACGCCATTGTGGAAAACGAAGGCCAGACCGTGGGCATGCTCCTGATGCCGTCACCGGGTCTGGATGAACACACCATTGCCTATTCCCCCAAAGCCGTGATCAAAGGCAGGCTGGACATTGCCGGCCGGGAAAAGACCCCCGTGGATCCGGACCAGATCCGGCAGATCGCCGATGACATGATCCGCCGTCAGAACGTAACCGCCTTTGCCGTATCCGGTTACGCCGGGGCCGTGAACCCGGCCCATGAACTGGCCGTGAAACAAATCCTCCAGGATCACACCGGTCTGTTTGTCAGCTGCGGCCATGAACTGTCCGACACCCTGAATTTTGAAACCCGGGCCGTCACGGCCATGCTCAACGCCCGGATCATCCCCCGGCTCAAACACCTGCTGGCCGACCTGGAACAGGTTCTGGACCGGTTTGATATCGCCGCCCCCATTGTGGTGGTCAAAGGGGACGGGACTCTCATGGATGCAGCCATGGCCAAAAAACGGCCCGTGGAAACCATTTTGTCGGGACCGGCTGCGTCTGTGGCCGGGGCCCGGCACCTGACCGGCAGAACCGATGCTTTGGTGGTGGACATGGGCGGCACCACCACGGACACGGCCGCCTTGAAAAATAATCGGGTGCGCCTCAATGAAAAAGGCTCCAGAGTCGGAGGCCGCCGCACCCATGTCCAGGCTTTGGACATCCGCACCACGGGATTGGGGGGGGATTCCTTAATCGCTTTTGAAAAAGGCGAATTTTCAATCGGGCCGGGACGGGTGGCCCCCATTGCCTGGCTGGCCGACCACCGGCCCGGAACGGATGCGGCCTTGGATTTTATCAAACACAATCTGAACCGGTTCACCACGGCCACAAAAAAAATACAGGTCATCACGGCCACCGGATCAGTGAACCTGTCCCATCTCTCCGCCATGGAAGCAAAGGTGATGTCACTGGTGACTCAGCGCCCCTATTCCATTGAAGAGCTGGTCACCCACACCGGGGTCCTCACGGATGCCGGGTTACCCCTGGCCCGGCTGGAGGAACGCTTTGCCATCCAGCGGTGCGGCCTGACCTTCACGGACCTGCTGCATATCCAGAAAAAATTCACCCGGTGGAACCGGAAAGCGGCAAAAACATATGGGGGATTCATGGCTTTTCTGGCCGGCATGGACATGGAAAAGATGATCCATCTGCTCATGGAAAAAGGGATCCGGCGCCTGACCCTGGAGCTGCTCAAACGACAGTTAGATGATGAGATCGATCCGGATGGATTGACTTCCTGCCCGGTGTGCCAGGCATTGATCGACAACCTCATGGCCGGCGGCAGTCCGGATTTTCAGGTGCGCATCGATCTGAAGCGGCCAGTGATCGGCATCGGCGCCCCCATCGGTTTTTTTCTGCCGGATGCGGCCCGGACCCTGGGTGCAAAAGCAATACTGCCGACAGACGCGGATGTGGCCAATGCCATCGGCGCCATCACCTCGGATGTGATGGTGCACCGCCAGATCCGCATCACCCCGGGCCACCAGGGCGGATTCATGGTGGAAGGGATTTCCGGGACCCGTCAGTTCAAGGATTTTGACGCAGCCGATGCCTTTGCCAGAGACACCCTGGTAGCGAAAGTCCGGGATTCAGGGCGGGCCGCCGGCACCTCCTGCCGCACGGTCACCTTGTCCATCAAAGACACGGCCCCGAAAACCGCGTCCGGTGACCCCATCTTCATGGAGCGGGTGATTCAGGCCACCCTCACGGGCCGGCCGGACCGGGTGATCCAAAAAGCGATCCCGGCATGA
- a CDS encoding potassium channel family protein, whose translation MNLLKKVKGFRRQMRTEYPFGWSIVMGSIFIFLVILFGTSGYMLLEGWSFIESVYMVIITLSTVGFMEVKPLSDIARIMTMLVIFGGVGAFFYLGGSLAQMLVEGKFQNILGRRRVQKIIDELTGHYIVCGYGRIGRVVVQGIKNEGLDVVVIEKKPAALAQLGHQKTLFIPGDATMDEILLSAGLEKAKCLITVLAEDAANVFVTLTSRQLNPDITIVARTDNESHVPRLKQAGAERVFMPYNIGGLSLVQSVLRPTATSLMDLAIRRDIKLQLEELPISDRSELAGKQVKDSGIRPRFDILIVGIKKISGEMVFNPGPETVIEAGDLLIALGNPENLQKLQKVSDPDAG comes from the coding sequence ATGAATCTGCTGAAAAAGGTCAAGGGGTTCCGCCGGCAGATGCGCACGGAATATCCCTTTGGCTGGTCCATTGTCATGGGCAGTATTTTCATTTTTCTGGTGATCCTGTTCGGCACCTCCGGCTACATGTTGCTGGAAGGATGGAGTTTCATCGAAAGTGTGTACATGGTGATCATCACTCTTTCCACGGTGGGATTCATGGAAGTGAAGCCCTTGTCCGACATCGCCCGGATCATGACCATGCTGGTGATTTTCGGGGGCGTGGGCGCGTTTTTTTATCTGGGCGGATCTTTAGCCCAGATGCTTGTGGAAGGAAAGTTTCAAAATATTCTCGGGAGGCGCAGGGTGCAGAAAATCATCGATGAACTTACCGGCCACTATATTGTCTGCGGGTATGGCAGAATCGGCCGGGTGGTGGTACAGGGAATCAAAAATGAAGGGCTTGACGTGGTGGTGATTGAAAAAAAACCGGCAGCGCTGGCGCAGTTGGGGCATCAAAAGACGCTGTTCATTCCCGGGGATGCTACGATGGATGAGATCCTTCTTTCAGCAGGACTGGAAAAAGCAAAATGCCTGATTACGGTCCTGGCTGAAGATGCGGCCAATGTGTTTGTGACCCTGACTTCCCGGCAGTTGAACCCGGATATCACCATCGTCGCCCGTACGGACAATGAATCCCATGTTCCCCGGTTGAAGCAGGCCGGAGCGGAGCGGGTTTTCATGCCTTATAACATCGGGGGACTGAGTCTGGTTCAAAGTGTTTTAAGACCGACAGCCACCAGCCTGATGGACTTGGCCATCCGGAGGGATATCAAGCTTCAGCTGGAGGAACTGCCCATTTCAGATCGTTCCGAACTGGCGGGAAAGCAGGTGAAGGATTCCGGAATTCGCCCCCGATTTGACATTCTCATTGTCGGAATCAAAAAAATTTCCGGTGAGATGGTGTTCAACCCGGGTCCGGAAACGGTGATCGAAGCCGGGGATCTGCTCATTGCTTTAGGAAACCCGGAAAATCTGCAAAAATTGCAGAAGGTGTCTGATCCGGATGCAGGCTGA
- a CDS encoding DUF3124 domain-containing protein, with protein MTPPIHIFRSIIYIILLVSLTMATAAAGDGNTVPLSRGQVVYAPVYSHIYIGDRERPFLLAVTLSIRNTDPDDAIVVTKVSYFNSEGTRLEEYLKQPVTLEKMSATRFVVHESDKTGGSGASFLVEWETVKSVSPPIIETVMIGAQTQQGISFTSRGQVIKEK; from the coding sequence ATGACACCGCCGATTCATATTTTTCGTTCAATAATTTATATCATCCTCCTGGTCAGCCTGACAATGGCAACTGCCGCTGCCGGAGACGGAAACACCGTTCCCCTGTCCCGGGGCCAGGTGGTCTATGCCCCGGTCTACTCCCATATCTACATCGGTGACAGGGAGCGGCCGTTTCTGCTGGCCGTGACCCTGAGCATCCGGAACACGGATCCGGATGATGCGATTGTCGTAACAAAAGTATCGTATTTCAATTCTGAAGGAACGCGTCTGGAAGAATACCTGAAACAGCCCGTGACCCTGGAAAAGATGTCCGCCACCCGCTTTGTGGTCCATGAATCAGACAAGACCGGGGGATCCGGGGCCAGTTTTCTGGTGGAATGGGAAACAGTCAAATCCGTATCCCCGCCCATCATCGAAACCGTGATGATCGGCGCCCAGACCCAGCAGGGCATCTCCTTTACCTCCCGGGGGCAGGTGATCAAAGAAAAATAG
- a CDS encoding type II toxin-antitoxin system HicA family toxin, whose product MKRNELLKYLRSKGCGLLREGGKHSWWHNPKLKKRSAIPRHSEIKDILAKKICNDLGIEPLK is encoded by the coding sequence ATGAAGAGGAATGAACTTCTCAAGTATCTCCGCAGTAAGGGATGTGGCTTATTGAGAGAAGGTGGAAAACATTCATGGTGGCATAATCCAAAATTAAAAAAACGATCTGCAATTCCACGACATTCAGAGATTAAAGATATTTTAGCCAAAAAGATATGCAATGATCTTGGTATAGAGCCACTGAAATAG
- the asd gene encoding aspartate-semialdehyde dehydrogenase: MKKTGMVGWRGMVGSVLMERMMAQNDFEKITPVFFTTSQAGQKAPDVGKETSALIDAHDIDALMEMDIIISCQGGGYTEAVRPKLAENGWKGFWIDAASTLRMADDSIIVLDPVNRKVIDEALDRGIKNYIGGNCTVSLMLMALGGLFENDVVEWLTSMTYQAASGAGAKNMTELVAQMRAIGDAAAPILDDPAAAILDLDRKVTETLRSDTFPTANWGVPLGASLIPWIDRAMENGQTREEWKGFVETNKILGRSDLPVPIDGQCVRIGSMRCHSQAFTIKLKKEVPLAEIEAMLASNNDWVKVIPNTKDQTVTELTPAAVTGTLTVPVGRIRKMTLGQDYLTAFSVGDQLLWGAAEPLRRILNIIL, from the coding sequence ATGAAAAAAACAGGTATGGTTGGATGGCGGGGCATGGTGGGTTCCGTGCTCATGGAACGGATGATGGCACAAAATGATTTTGAAAAGATCACCCCGGTTTTTTTCACCACCTCCCAGGCCGGACAAAAAGCCCCGGATGTGGGAAAAGAGACGTCGGCCCTGATCGATGCCCATGATATCGACGCGCTTATGGAAATGGATATCATCATCTCCTGCCAGGGGGGCGGTTATACGGAAGCCGTGCGGCCGAAGCTGGCGGAAAATGGGTGGAAAGGATTCTGGATCGATGCGGCCTCCACCCTGCGCATGGCTGATGACAGCATCATTGTGCTGGATCCCGTGAACCGGAAAGTGATCGATGAGGCTCTGGACCGGGGTATTAAAAACTATATCGGCGGCAACTGCACCGTGTCTCTGATGCTCATGGCGCTGGGCGGGCTGTTTGAAAATGATGTGGTGGAATGGCTCACCTCCATGACCTACCAGGCGGCTTCAGGTGCCGGTGCCAAAAACATGACCGAACTGGTGGCCCAGATGCGGGCCATCGGGGATGCAGCCGCCCCGATTCTGGATGATCCGGCCGCAGCGATCCTGGATCTGGATAGAAAAGTCACGGAGACGCTTCGCTCGGATACCTTTCCCACGGCCAACTGGGGGGTGCCCCTGGGGGCCAGCCTGATCCCCTGGATCGACCGGGCCATGGAAAACGGCCAGACCCGGGAAGAGTGGAAAGGGTTTGTGGAAACCAACAAGATCCTGGGCCGGTCCGATCTTCCCGTGCCCATTGACGGCCAGTGCGTGCGCATCGGATCCATGCGGTGTCACAGCCAGGCTTTTACCATCAAGTTGAAAAAAGAGGTGCCCCTGGCGGAGATCGAAGCCATGCTGGCATCCAACAACGACTGGGTCAAAGTGATTCCCAACACCAAAGATCAGACCGTCACCGAACTGACCCCGGCAGCCGTCACCGGCACCCTGACCGTGCCCGTGGGCCGGATCCGCAAGATGACCCTGGGACAAGACTATCTCACGGCGTTTTCCGTGGGAGATCAGCTGCTCTGGGGCGCGGCTGAACCGTTGCGCCGGATTCTCAATATTATATTGTAA
- the htpX gene encoding zinc metalloprotease HtpX: MGNHIKTVFLLTAMTGLFLVLGYALGGQSGMVIALIIALAMNFFSYWQSHTIVLKMYRAQPVERSQAPGLHDTVARLAQRAGLPMPKLYVIPEQAPNAFATGRDPEHGVVAVTEGLLRLMDQEELEGVLAHELGHIKNRDILISTIVATLAGAIMFVASMARFTAFFGGRDNEEGGLGFVGVMVMSILAPMAAMVVQMAVSRSREYLADATAAQVTGRPQGLASALNKLGEYTRRGAAVNANPSTAHMFIVNPLSGRQFASLFSTHPPLEERIKRLTGAGPSNDAGPRESQGRKSTMTEQSRKFWDSLS, translated from the coding sequence ATGGGAAACCATATCAAAACCGTTTTTCTGCTGACCGCCATGACCGGGCTGTTCCTGGTGCTGGGCTATGCCCTGGGCGGGCAGTCCGGCATGGTGATCGCCCTGATCATCGCTTTGGCCATGAACTTTTTTTCCTACTGGCAGTCCCATACCATTGTATTGAAAATGTACCGGGCCCAGCCCGTGGAGCGGTCCCAGGCACCGGGGCTGCATGATACCGTGGCAAGACTGGCCCAGCGGGCCGGTCTGCCCATGCCCAAATTGTACGTGATTCCCGAGCAGGCTCCTAACGCTTTTGCCACGGGCCGGGATCCGGAACACGGGGTGGTGGCGGTCACTGAAGGGCTGCTGCGCCTGATGGACCAGGAGGAACTGGAAGGGGTCCTGGCCCATGAACTGGGGCATATCAAGAACCGGGATATCCTGATCTCCACCATTGTGGCCACCCTGGCCGGGGCCATCATGTTTGTGGCATCCATGGCAAGGTTTACCGCGTTTTTCGGGGGCAGGGACAATGAGGAAGGGGGCCTGGGATTTGTGGGCGTGATGGTCATGTCCATTCTGGCACCCATGGCGGCCATGGTGGTGCAGATGGCCGTGTCCCGGTCCAGGGAATACCTGGCTGATGCCACGGCGGCCCAGGTCACGGGCCGGCCCCAGGGGCTGGCTTCGGCTCTGAACAAACTGGGAGAATATACACGCCGGGGTGCTGCCGTGAATGCCAATCCATCCACGGCCCATATGTTTATTGTGAACCCTTTGTCCGGCCGGCAGTTCGCCAGTCTGTTCTCCACACACCCGCCTCTGGAGGAGCGGATCAAGCGGCTGACCGGTGCGGGACCGTCCAATGATGCCGGACCCCGGGAATCACAGGGGCGGAAATCCACCATGACCGAGCAGAGCCGGAAGTTCTGGGATTCTTTGTCCTGA
- the nfo gene encoding deoxyribonuclease IV → MAPKEFIVNNGDHDGRHKKMKYIGAHVSISGGVENAPVNAAKIGAKAFAMFTRNQRRWSSPPLTEKNITGFKEQCRQHGFDTSVILPHDSYLINLGHPDPAGLDKSRAAFFEEMTRCEQLGLCYLNFHPGSHLNKLSPEQCLDRIAQSINLALDRTTGVTAVIENTAGQGTNLGFRFDHLARIIEQVTDKTRVGVCLDTCHLHGAGYDIRTLGAFEKTMDEFDRIVGMGFLKALHLNDSKKDFNSRVDRHASIGQGELGMTPFEFIMNDARFDNMPLVLETPDDSLWEAEIRQLYGLIR, encoded by the coding sequence ATGGCACCGAAAGAATTCATTGTCAACAACGGCGACCATGACGGGAGACACAAAAAAATGAAATATATCGGGGCCCATGTCAGTATCAGCGGGGGCGTGGAAAATGCGCCCGTCAATGCGGCAAAGATCGGAGCAAAAGCTTTTGCCATGTTCACCCGAAACCAGCGGCGATGGTCTTCCCCTCCCCTGACCGAAAAAAATATCACCGGATTCAAGGAGCAGTGCCGTCAGCACGGATTTGACACGTCGGTCATTCTTCCCCATGACAGCTATCTCATCAATCTGGGACACCCGGACCCGGCCGGGCTGGACAAATCACGCGCCGCTTTTTTCGAGGAGATGACGCGGTGTGAACAGCTGGGCCTTTGTTATCTGAATTTTCATCCGGGCAGCCATTTGAACAAACTCTCACCTGAACAGTGCCTGGACCGCATCGCCCAATCCATCAATCTGGCCCTGGACCGGACCACGGGTGTCACGGCGGTGATTGAGAATACCGCCGGCCAGGGCACCAACCTGGGGTTTCGGTTCGATCACCTGGCCCGGATCATCGAGCAGGTCACAGACAAAACCCGGGTGGGGGTCTGCCTGGATACCTGCCACCTGCACGGGGCCGGGTATGATATCAGAACCCTTGGTGCGTTTGAAAAAACCATGGATGAATTTGACCGGATTGTGGGGATGGGGTTTCTCAAGGCCCTGCACCTGAACGACTCCAAAAAAGATTTCAACTCCCGGGTGGACCGGCACGCGAGCATCGGCCAAGGGGAGCTGGGCATGACCCCGTTTGAGTTTATCATGAACGATGCCCGGTTCGACAACATGCCCCTGGTGCTGGAGACCCCGGATGACTCTTTGTGGGAAGCGGAAATCAGGCAGCTTTATGGGCTGATCCGGTAA
- a CDS encoding MFS transporter, which translates to MRSGHGKSRDRYSRTIIAACFSVQALGIGTYISFGVFFNPLMDAFGWSRAAISGASSTAFFFAGLFGILVGRLNDRFGPRMLMRVAAVFLGLGFALMSQVSTLLQLYLVFGLVFGIGLSAVDVIALSTIARWFALNRGKMTGIVKVGTGAGQFTVPILASLLIAATGFQNAFIILGICAFALLMIIARFLYRDPDIYDAGQTGPAVPVPPFSDPGIRPRQTAGIDYSQALKSPKLWLLCLSNLLVVFCLMSIMLHIVPYARDMGISPHWAAGILAAIGAVSMAGRFAGGLLIDRTGSKRIMVISFILLLTALVWLTRADTRWELYAFAFIYGIAHGGFFTAISPIVAELFGIRSHGGLFGIVVCFGTTGGALGPFVTGLMFDRFLNYTAAFTALILIAAVAFVLMLCLKTGVRR; encoded by the coding sequence ATGAGGTCCGGGCACGGGAAAAGCCGGGACAGATACAGCCGAACCATTATAGCAGCCTGCTTCAGTGTCCAGGCGCTCGGAATCGGCACGTACATCTCTTTTGGGGTATTTTTCAATCCTTTGATGGACGCGTTTGGCTGGTCCCGGGCTGCCATTTCCGGGGCGTCATCCACTGCGTTTTTCTTTGCCGGTCTGTTCGGCATCCTGGTGGGCCGGCTCAACGACCGGTTCGGACCCCGGATGCTCATGCGGGTTGCTGCCGTCTTTTTAGGCTTAGGGTTCGCCCTGATGTCCCAGGTATCTACATTGCTTCAACTGTACCTGGTGTTCGGCCTGGTGTTCGGCATCGGGTTGTCTGCCGTGGATGTCATTGCGTTGAGCACCATTGCCCGGTGGTTTGCGTTGAACCGGGGAAAAATGACGGGCATTGTCAAGGTGGGCACGGGTGCCGGCCAGTTCACTGTCCCGATCCTGGCCAGTCTGCTCATTGCCGCCACCGGATTTCAGAACGCCTTTATTATCCTGGGCATCTGTGCGTTTGCCCTGCTCATGATCATTGCCCGGTTCCTGTACCGGGACCCGGATATATACGATGCCGGTCAAACCGGACCGGCCGTTCCGGTTCCCCCGTTTTCAGATCCCGGAATCCGGCCGCGCCAGACCGCCGGCATCGACTATTCTCAGGCCCTGAAATCCCCAAAACTGTGGCTCCTGTGCCTGTCCAATCTGCTGGTGGTGTTCTGCCTGATGAGCATCATGCTCCATATTGTCCCCTATGCCAGGGACATGGGCATCTCTCCCCATTGGGCTGCCGGGATCCTGGCCGCCATCGGGGCCGTGTCCATGGCCGGGCGGTTTGCCGGAGGCCTGCTCATCGACCGCACGGGCAGCAAGCGCATCATGGTGATCAGTTTCATTCTGCTCCTCACTGCCCTGGTCTGGCTGACCCGGGCCGATACCCGGTGGGAGCTGTATGCCTTCGCCTTTATTTACGGCATTGCCCACGGCGGATTTTTCACGGCCATCTCCCCCATTGTGGCGGAGCTGTTCGGCATCCGGTCCCACGGCGGCCTGTTCGGCATTGTAGTATGTTTCGGTACCACGGGCGGAGCGTTGGGGCCTTTTGTCACCGGGCTCATGTTCGACCGGTTCTTGAATTACACGGCCGCATTTACCGCTTTGATACTGATTGCCGCGGTGGCCTTTGTCCTGATGCTGTGCCTGAAAACCGGGGTCAGACGCTGA
- a CDS encoding type II toxin-antitoxin system HicB family antitoxin: MTLLNGKREQFVGKEVLKMQNQYTAVMKQEDGWWVGWIEEIPGVNCQEKTYEELKDTLEVTLKEALEFNRQDALTAAGSGYREEKIAI, from the coding sequence ATGACACTCTTAAATGGAAAGCGTGAACAATTTGTCGGAAAGGAAGTATTGAAAATGCAGAACCAATATACAGCAGTAATGAAACAGGAAGACGGTTGGTGGGTCGGATGGATTGAAGAAATCCCGGGAGTAAATTGCCAGGAAAAAACTTACGAGGAACTTAAAGACACTTTGGAGGTTACGCTAAAAGAAGCTTTGGAGTTTAATCGCCAGGATGCACTGACTGCTGCGGGCAGTGGCTACAGGGAAGAAAAAATTGCGATATGA